Part of the Gemmatimonadota bacterium genome, AGCGGTTTGACCTATTGACCTCCTACGGCAATGCCGTATATTATCCCTATGTACAGCTTTATTGAGACAAGGCTCTTTACCCGTTTTATTCGGGAATACCTGACCGATCATGAGTACTCGGAATCTGTGAGGGACAACATCGCCACTGATGTCCTGCGCCAGATCCGCAAGGAGGTGGAAGATGAATGAAATAGATCGTGATGTAGCCAAGGGGGTTCTTGAAGGACTTCAGGAAATCAAACGAGGTGAACACGGCCGCGTAATCAATGTGCCTGATGTTATCGGGATTCGAAAGGAAGCGGGGCTTTCACAGGTTAAGTTCGCCCGCTTGTTAGGTGTATCGGTTCGAACGTTGCAAGATTGGGAGCAAGGCCGGCGGCGCCCGTCGGGTGCCGCCCGAACATAGATGGTGATCGCGTCGAAGAATCTCCAGACGGTTCTGGACGTGGCGTGAGGAACTGCGATAGTTGTACAATTGTACAACTGAATGACCAAAAACGCTTCACGACCAGACGTAGACTTCCGGGTCGTCGGGGGAGTAGCCGATGAAGGTGGCCAGGACGATGCGCGGCAGGTCGCCCTCCACGGCGGGGACCTCGTGGATGAGGCGGGTGTTGAAGAAATAGAGATCGCCCTGCTCGAGGTCGACGGTGTAGCTGCTGACGCCGTTGCGCCGGGCGTATTCGGGGAAAGTATCGGTGGCGATGGACTCCTGCACCTCGGGCGTCCACATGCACCGGTGCAGGATGGCCTGGGTGCTGCGACCCTCGTGCAGGGCGTTCTGGAAGCAGAGGACCCCGGCGAACTGGTGGCCGAAACGGGTCACGTCGTAGTCGAACCGCTTTTCCCGGAGCGTGACGTGGTCGATGTGGGGCTTGTAGGTATGCCCCCCGTAGTGGATGCGGAAGATGGCCGGGCCGTACTTGCGGCCGTCCGGCTCCCGGGCGGTCATGACGCGCTTCTCTCCCGCGAGCGTGTCCAGCGCCCCGTACAGTAGCTTCACGGGATCGTCATACCCGTTGAACAGGGTCTCGTACAGGAGGCGCGTTCCGACCGCGTGAGTCAGGAATGCCTCCTTGTCGGAACCCCGGTTCGCCAGGCTCGTGCCGATGTCGATCCGCGTACGGTTGTCTTTTTCCGCGGCCTCCGCGTCGTCAGGATCCCGCATCAGCCCGCGATCGATAAACCGCTCGATCAGGGCCTGGCAATGGGCGGGCGAATAGGCCTGCCGGCATATGATCGCGGGAATCCGGCCCTCCGACAGGGCCAGGAGCGGATCGCTTTCGGCGGCCAGGATGGACTCCACGTCGGGACCGAGGGGCTCCCACCGGTGATTCTCCGTCATTTAAATCTCCTTACAATGCGCACACCTTACGTTCGACCTCGGCCTACCTGCATTCCCTTTACGCGACCGGGCGCAACGCGATTCCTACACCCGCATCCGCAGCATGGGATGTGAAAAAGAAACATCGATGTATTCCCCGTCCCGCATCCGCTTCGTGCCGGGCGTCATGTAGTGGATGGCGAAGGCCCTGCGCGGCCGGTCGGTGACGTTCTCCGGGGTATGGTGCATCGTCTGGCAGTGGTGGAACATGACGCCGCCCGCGGGCAGGTCCACTACCGTCGCCCTCTGCGAATCGGCCTGATCGCCCAGATCAAGGAGGGCGCCGGTCTCGGCCGACCGTTCGTGGGAAACCAGGTGCCGGTGGGACCCCGGTATCAGGTGCATGGCCCCGTTCGACACGTCCACGTCGTCCAGGGTGAGCCAGCAACTCACCAGGTTAGCCGGGGTGCATTGCCAGTAGCCGTTGTCCTGGTGCCAGAAGACAGGACCGCCCTGCCGGGGCGGCTTGTACAGCGCCTGGTCGTGAAACAGTTGGATGTTCGGCCCCAACAGGGACTCCACGATGTCCAGGATGGGCTCGTGGTACAGCAGTTTCCTGAACTCGATGCTCCGCTCGCACATCTGCATGATCTGCAGCATCTGCGACCGGGCTTTACGCTTACGCGCCTTGTCCTCCGTATCGTCGATGGACAGGTTCCGGTACCGGCCGCTTTCGCGGGCATTTTCGAACAACCTGTCATACTCCGCCCTGAGGACCGTGACGTGATCGTCGTCCAGCAGCTTGCCGGCCACCAGGAACCCCTGGTCGTGGAAGCGTCCGACCTGATCCACGGTCAACCCGCGGTGCGTTTCGGACTGTTCCGCAGCCATGTCTGTCTCCCTTCGGAATGAAGCCGGGACACGGCACGCCGCGAGGGAAAATCGATCTTGCCCCGCGGTAAGATCTGCCTGTATTTTTTAAGGACATTCGACAATGTACAGGGCCATGTGCAACAGGCAAGTTTTTTAGCCGGAGATGGTTATGCCCGTCGAACGCGGAGACCAGTTCGAACTGTATCGATGGCTGTACCGGAACATGTTCACGATCCGGACCGTGGAAGAACGGCTGGCGCGGTCCTTCATGGCCGGACTGATACACGGCGCGTGCCATACCTACGTCGGAGAGGAAGCGGTCGCCGCCGGGGTATGCGCCGGCCTGAAGGACGAAGACGCGGTCTTCAGCACGCACCGGGGCCATGGACACGCGCTGGCGAAAGGAGTATCTCCGGCGGCGCTCATCGCCGAGCTGTACGGCCGGGAGACCGGCATCTCTCACGGACGGGGCGGGAGCATGCATCTCTTCGCCCCCGAAATCGGTCTTATGGGCACCAGCGGAGTCGTAGGCCCATGCATCCTGCAGGCCGCCGGTGCCGGATACAGTGCGAAGCTGCTGGACAACGGCGGGGTGGGCGTCGCCTTCTTCGGCGACGGGGCCGTGGGGAACGGCGCCTTTCACGAAGGCCTGAACCTGGCCGCCATTTACGACCTTCCCGTATTGTTCGTCTGTGAAAACAACCTGTACGCGACCGAGGTCGCCTTTTCCTACGCCTCCCGGAACCCGGACGTGGCCTCGCGCGCGGCCAATTACGGCATGCCGGGCGTGGGAGTCGACGGCAACGACGTACTGGCCGTGCACGAGGCGGCCACTGAGGCGATACGACGCGCCCGGGCTGGGGAAGGACCGACGCTGCTAGAAGCGAAGACGTACCGGACACGGCCCCATGCCGAGGGTATGGGCCTTACCGGCGTGTATCGGACGGACGAGGAAATCGCGGCGTGGCGGGAGAAAGACCCCATCGCCAGATTTCGGAGCCGCATCCTGTCGGAGGGAACGATGACGGAGTCCGACGTGGACCGTATCGAGTCCGATGTCCGGGCGGAAGTCGATGAAGCGGAAAGGGAAGCGTCCGCCAGTCCGTGGCCCGACGGCGGAACGGCGGACAGGCACGTGTACCGGGAGACGACATGACCGAGCGTACCTTCACGGAAGCCGCGCGCGAAGCCCTGGCCAGCGCCATGGACGCGGACCCCACCATATTCGTGGTCGGCGAAGGCGCGGGCGAACGCGGGGGCAACTTCGAGACCACGGCCGGTCTCTACGAAAAACACGGTCCCCTGCGGCTCTGCGACACGCCCATCTGCGAGCGGGGGTTCATCGGGATGTGCACGGGTGCGGCCATGACCGGAACCCGGCCCGTCGTGGACTTCATGTTCACGGATTTCATTCTGGACGGCCTAGGCGAGTTGATCAACCAGACCTCCAAGATGCAGTATATGAGCAGCGGCCGGTTGAAGATGCCCATGATCCTTCGGGGCTGCATCGGCATCGGCCACTCCGCGGCGACCCACCATTCCGGAAGCTACTATCCCTTCTTCGTCCATATCCCGGGGTTCCGCGTGGCGCTGCCGTCCAATCCGGCGGACGCGAAGGGCCTGTTCGCCACGTCGCTGCGCAGCGAGGACCCGGTTTTATTCATGGAGCACCGGCATCTGCTGAACATGAAGGGACCCGTACCGGACGGCGAGCACCGGGTGCCTTTCGGACAGGCCGCCGTGGTGCGTGAGGGGACCGACGCCACGGTCGTGGCGCTGACCGTCATGGTCCACCATGCCCGTCAGATCGGGGAAGAACTGTCCGGCAAGGGGATTTCCCTGGAGATCATCGATCCGCGCACCGTGGCGCCCCTGGACGTGGAGACTATCCTGTCGTCCGTGCGGAAGACCGGCAGGCTGCTCATCGTGGACGAGACCTTCATGCCCTGCGGGATCGGCGCCGAGATTTCGGCTCATGTGACCGAACACGGCTTCGACGAACTCGACGCGCCGATCAAGCGCCTGAACGGGGCGCACGTGCCCACGCCCTACAGTCCTTCGCTCGAGCAGGCCGTTGTTCCGGACAGGGCGTCAATCCGGCAGGCCGTCCTCGATCTGCTCGCGGAATAGGTATGCCATGTCCTACGAAATCGTTATGCCCCGTCTGGGCTGGAACATGGAAGAAGGCACGCTGGTCGAATGGCTGAAGCAGGACGGCGAGACCGTCCACCAGGGCGAAACGGTGTGCACCATCGAGGGCGACAAGGCCGCGACGGATATCGAATCCTTCGATAGCGGGATCCTGAAAATCCCGGATGCTTCGCCGCCTCCGGGCAAGACGGTGCCGGTGGGGACGTTGCTGGGGTACATTGTTGCCGAACACGAAATAGAGGCCTTTGATCCGAACAAGGTCCAGTCGGTCAATATGCATGGGGCAACATCCGCGGGGGTATCTTCTCCGGAGCCCGCGATCAGGGTCGAACATGAACGGGCCGCGTCGGCGGCGACGGGCCGCGAAAGCGGCGTACCCGCGATCAGCCCACGGGCCCGGCGAGCGGCAAGAAGCGCGGGGATCGACTGGCGCCGGCTCAAGGGTACCGGGCGATCGGGCCGGATCGTGGAGCGGGACGTACTTGAGGCCGCCCGGTTCCTGCAGCGGATCAGGCAGTTGGATGAAAAACCGGAAATAGGTTTCGGGGAAAGCAAGGAACTGTAAACCCGATCCTCTTGAAGAAAGGGGACGACCATGTCGTCAGACTTACTATCACGAACGGCCGAATCCCCGGCTGATCGATCCGGGGATAAAAACAGGGGAAAGGCCGTGGTCGAACAGTCGATCGCGATCATCGGCATGGCGTGCCGGTTCCCCGGCGCACCGGACCTGGATTCATTCTGGCAGCTGCTTGAAGCGGGTGGGAATGCGGTTACCGAGGGCGTTCCCGGATCGGGCATCGGACGAATCGGCACCCTTTTCCCCGAAGGCGCGGTGATCAGCGACGGCTGCAGGTACGGCGCCTTCGTGGACGACATAGACCAGTTCGACGAGTCCTTCTTCCGTATTTCTCCGGTCGAAGCACAGTTGCTGGACCCGCAGCAGCGGATGACGCTGGAGACAAGCTGGCAGGCCCTGGAGGACGCGGGGATCGAACCGGACAGCCTGAAAGGCAGCCGTACCGGGGTCTACACCGGGATCAGCAACGACGAATATCGCATGCTGGTCCTGGAATCCACCCGGCCCACCGACGCGGCCTCCTGTCTTTACGCCCTGAGCGGCACGAATCTGAACGGTACCTGCGGCAGGGTCGCCTTCGTACTGGGTCTGATGGGTCCCGTAAAGGCGGTGGACGCCGCCTGCGCATCATCGCTGGTGTCGATCCATGACGCCGTGTCGGACCTGCAGCACGGCAAGGCGGACCTTGCCCTTGCGGGCGGCGTGCAGGCGCTCCTGAATCCGCGTATCTACGAATTGCGCGCCGACGCGATGATGCTGTCTCCGGACGGACAGTGCAAGACGTTCGACGCAACGGCGAACGGTTACGTACGAGGCGAAGGGTGCGGCGTGGTGGTCCTGAAGCGGCTGAGCGAGGCGGAGGCCGATGGCGACCGGATCTGGGGCGTAATCCGCGGTTCGGCGATAAACCACGGCGGCGCCAGCACCGGTTTGACCGTCCCCCATACCCCCGCACTCATCCGGGTGATCGAAGACGCGCTGGACCAGGCGGGGGTATCTCCTTCCGATGTGGAATACCTTGAGGCGCACGGAACCGGAACGACCGTCGGCGACCCGATAGAGATCGATGCCGTGTCCGAGGTCTACTGCCGGGGACGCGACGCCGACCGTCCGCTGCTGACGGGTTCCGTTAAGACAAACGTAGGCCACCTGGAGTCGGCCGCGGGGGTCGCCGGACTGATCAAGGCCGCCCTGGTGGTAAGGCACGGAGTGATCCCGAAGCACCTTCACTTCCACGACCCGAACCCCGGTATCGATTGGGAAAACCTTCCCTTGCGGGTTACATCGGAGATGACGGACTGGCCGCGTACCGGTGGACGTAAGCGCATGGCGGGTGTGAACTCCTTCGGCATTTCCGGTACCAACGCCCACATCGTGGTGGAAGAATACCGCCCGCAGGATGAAAACCAGGACAGCGGACGCGAGGTTGCCGGCTCGCCCATCGCTCTGGCCGTTTCGTTGCCTGAAGCGATGGATACCGTATCCGGTCCGCCGGGCGACATGGAACCGCGCAAGGCCCGTCTGCTTCCGCTTTCAGGCAAATCGGAAAACGCGTTGCGCGAACTGGCGGGCCGTTACCTGTCCTGGCTCGACCAACGTGCCGCCGATTCGACCGCCGGCGATGCCGGCCTGGAAGAGCACCTTGCAGACATGGCTTGGACGTCCGGTGTGGGCAGGAGCCATTTCGATCACCGTGCGGGCATTGCCTTCCACGACCTCGGCTCTTTGCGCGAACGGCTCACCGGACTGACTGAAGACGGCCCCATCGAGATCTCCCCGAAACCGGCGAAGGTCGCGTTTGTCTACACCGGACAGGGAAGCCAGTGGGTCGGCATGGGCAAGGCGCTGTACGAACAGGAGCCCGTAGCGCGGGCAGTGCTGGATCGATGTGAGGCGGTATTTCACGAGGTCCGCGGCACCTCCCTCCTGGACGTGATGTTCGGCCGTAACGATGCGGAAGGGCCGCTGAATGACACGGCCTGGGAGCAGCCGGCGCTTTTCGCGTTGGAAAGCGCGCTGACGGCCCTCTGGTCGAGCGTGGGCGTACGGCCCGGCGTGGTCATGGGACACAGTGTCGGCGAACTGGCCGCGGCCCATGCCGCGGGCGTATTCAGCCTGGAGGACGGGATGCGGTTCGCCTCCGCACGCGGCATCCTGCTGTCCGGAACCGAAGAGGGCGCCATGGCCGCGGTCTTCGCTCCGGTGGAACGGGTCGCATCGGAATTGGAAGCATTGAACGGGGAGAACGGCGCGGACGGCGGAATCGGATGCAATGTCTCTGCGGACAACGGTTCGCACCAGGTGGTGAGCGGGACGCTCGCCGGCATCGAAGCCGTCCTGCGTCACTTCGAATCGAAGGAGATCCGTGTAAGGCGGTTGAACACCACCCGGGCATTCCACAGCGCCCTGGTGGAACCGGCCCTGGATGCCCTGGAATCCTCCCTCGATGGGGTAACCATCCATTCCCCTTCGATCACCGTCGTCAGCAATCTCACCGGCCAGGCGGTGGAGCCGGAACACGCATTTGACGGGGCCTATTGGAAACGGCACGCGCGGGAACCCGTGGCTTTCGCACGGAGTGCCG contains:
- a CDS encoding phytanoyl-CoA dioxygenase family protein, with translation MAAEQSETHRGLTVDQVGRFHDQGFLVAGKLLDDDHVTVLRAEYDRLFENARESGRYRNLSIDDTEDKARKRKARSQMLQIMQMCERSIEFRKLLYHEPILDIVESLLGPNIQLFHDQALYKPPRQGGPVFWHQDNGYWQCTPANLVSCWLTLDDVDVSNGAMHLIPGSHRHLVSHERSAETGALLDLGDQADSQRATVVDLPAGGVMFHHCQTMHHTPENVTDRPRRAFAIHYMTPGTKRMRDGEYIDVSFSHPMLRMRV
- a CDS encoding thiamine pyrophosphate-dependent dehydrogenase E1 component subunit alpha, giving the protein MPVERGDQFELYRWLYRNMFTIRTVEERLARSFMAGLIHGACHTYVGEEAVAAGVCAGLKDEDAVFSTHRGHGHALAKGVSPAALIAELYGRETGISHGRGGSMHLFAPEIGLMGTSGVVGPCILQAAGAGYSAKLLDNGGVGVAFFGDGAVGNGAFHEGLNLAAIYDLPVLFVCENNLYATEVAFSYASRNPDVASRAANYGMPGVGVDGNDVLAVHEAATEAIRRARAGEGPTLLEAKTYRTRPHAEGMGLTGVYRTDEEIAAWREKDPIARFRSRILSEGTMTESDVDRIESDVRAEVDEAEREASASPWPDGGTADRHVYRETT
- a CDS encoding E3 binding domain-containing protein translates to MSYEIVMPRLGWNMEEGTLVEWLKQDGETVHQGETVCTIEGDKAATDIESFDSGILKIPDASPPPGKTVPVGTLLGYIVAEHEIEAFDPNKVQSVNMHGATSAGVSSPEPAIRVEHERAASAATGRESGVPAISPRARRAARSAGIDWRRLKGTGRSGRIVERDVLEAARFLQRIRQLDEKPEIGFGESKEL
- a CDS encoding helix-turn-helix domain-containing protein, which produces MNEIDRDVAKGVLEGLQEIKRGEHGRVINVPDVIGIRKEAGLSQVKFARLLGVSVRTLQDWEQGRRRPSGAART
- a CDS encoding alpha-ketoacid dehydrogenase subunit beta produces the protein MTERTFTEAAREALASAMDADPTIFVVGEGAGERGGNFETTAGLYEKHGPLRLCDTPICERGFIGMCTGAAMTGTRPVVDFMFTDFILDGLGELINQTSKMQYMSSGRLKMPMILRGCIGIGHSAATHHSGSYYPFFVHIPGFRVALPSNPADAKGLFATSLRSEDPVLFMEHRHLLNMKGPVPDGEHRVPFGQAAVVREGTDATVVALTVMVHHARQIGEELSGKGISLEIIDPRTVAPLDVETILSSVRKTGRLLIVDETFMPCGIGAEISAHVTEHGFDELDAPIKRLNGAHVPTPYSPSLEQAVVPDRASIRQAVLDLLAE